From the Gallaecimonas xiamenensis 3-C-1 genome, the window TTGCGCCAGGCCGGCAAAACCGATGGACAAGGCACAGAGCAGTGCTTTGGCAGTGAACTTGAACATAGGGGTTCCTCAATAGGGATGGCCTGGGGCCATTGTTGTTATCTCTAAGGCAACCGCAGGGTTACTTAGTTAACAAGATGGTAGCAGCTTTGCCAGACCCCGAATATTCGACCTTAGGTTAGCCATTTGCGCTGGATCAGGGTTTAAGGTTTCAATATTGGCAAATCCCCGGCTGGCGGCTGCTGATGCCCAAAGAACAACCTTTTGTTTTTATCGAGACCTGTACCCCCAGGCGGGTACTGGAATTGTTCAGTACCAAATGGACCTCCATGGTGCTCTATGCCCTTAAGTGCGGCACCCTGCGCACCGGCGAGCTGCAACGCTGCCTGCCGGGGATCAGCAAGAAAATGCTGACCCAGACCCTGCGCGAACTGGAAGCCGACGGCCTCATCGACCGCACCGTCTACCCGGAAGTGCCCCCCAAGGTGGAATACAGCCTCACCGGCACCGGCCGGCTCTTTATCGAACCCATAGAGATGCTCTACGACTGGGGCCGGCGCCACGAAGGGCTCTTGGGCAGCCTCAAGCTCAGAAGGGGTAAAAGCTGATGTGGCAGCAAAGCCGCCTGACCCTGGCCCCAAGGCCCAGGGGCTTTCACCTGATCACCGACGAGGTGCTGGCCGCCCTGCCCGCCCTTGG encodes:
- a CDS encoding winged helix-turn-helix transcriptional regulator; translated protein: MPKEQPFVFIETCTPRRVLELFSTKWTSMVLYALKCGTLRTGELQRCLPGISKKMLTQTLRELEADGLIDRTVYPEVPPKVEYSLTGTGRLFIEPIEMLYDWGRRHEGLLGSLKLRRGKS